One segment of Vidua macroura isolate BioBank_ID:100142 chromosome 24, ASM2450914v1, whole genome shotgun sequence DNA contains the following:
- the RNPEP gene encoding aminopeptidase B, with protein MAAPVEDVSAVRARAPVRDAASASSAGPWSLRHLHLELRVSFAAAGAGRLRGRARLELRCERDGADGAELRLDAHPALAVSRAALLPPPGGPGDAAGQALPVESRPFASYGSALHITLPQAPRAGQLLTLLIDYEAGEGPGVCWLSPEQTAGKQKPYMYTQGQAVLNRSFFPCFDTPSVKFTYSATVKVPEGFTAVMSATSWEKQKDNTFVFKMSQPIPSYLIALVVGDIVSADVGPRSRVWAEPCLIEAAKKEYDGVIEEFLVVGEKLFGPYVWGRYDILFMPPSFPFGGMENPCLTFVTPCLLAGDRSLVDVIIHEISHSWFGNLVTNATWGEFWLNEGFTMYAQRRISTEVYGLPYTCLEAATGRALLRQHMDATGEEHPLNKLRVVIEPGVNPDDTYNETPYEKGYCFVSYLAHLVGNQSKFDAFLQAYVNRFKFQSITADDTLEFFLEYFPELKEKGVDSIPGFEFDRWLNTPGWPPYLPDLSPGQQLMRPAEELAELWAADSLNMEAIEAVDIMGWRTYQLVYFLDQVLQKSPLPEGNVKRLSKMYPKISKAQNAELRLRWCQIVLKNNLEAEYSKVKDFLHSQGKQKYTLPLYRAMWGGSEATRALAMETFSATAPQLHVNVQNYVKKILGLGGAEA; from the exons ATGGCGGCCCCGGTGGAGGACGTGTCCGCGGTGCGGGCCCGGGCCCCGGTGCGGGACGCGGCCTCGGCCAGCAGCGCGGGCCCGTGGTCGCTGCGGCACCTGCACCTGGAGCTGCGCGTGTCCTTCGCGgccgcgggcgcggggcggctgcgcgggcgggcGCGGCTGGAGCTGCGCTGCGAGCGGGACGGCGCGGACGGCGCGGAGCTGCGGCTGGACGCGCACCCCGCGCTGGCCGTGAGCCGCGCCGCGCTCCTGCCGCCGCCGGGCGGGCCCGGGGACGCGGCCGGGCAGGCGCTGCCCGTGGAGAGCCGGCCCTTCGCCAGCTATGGCAGCGCCCTGCACATCACCCTGCCCCAGGCCCCCCGTGCCGGGCAGCTGCTCACCCTCCTCATCGACTACGAGGCGGGCGAGGGGCCCGGG GTGTGCTGGCTGTCCCCCGAgcagacagcagggaagcagaagCCCTACATGTACACACAGGGCCAGGCTGTCCTCAACAGGTCCTTCTTCCCCTGCTTCGACACCCCCTCAGTCAAGTTCACCTATTCAGCCACTGTGAAG GTCCCCGAGGGCTTCACGGCTGTGATGAGTGCCACGAgctgggagaagcagaaggaTAACACCTTTGTATTCAAGATGTCCCAGCCAATCCCCTCCTACCTGATCGCTCTGGTTGTTGGGGACATTGTGTCTGCTGATGTTGGCCCAAG GAGCCGTGtctgggctgagccctgcctgaTCGAGGCTGCCAAGAAGGAGTACGACGGAGTGATTGAGGAGTTCCTGGTGGTTGGAGAGAAACTCTTTGGACCTTATGTTTGGGGCAG GTACGACATCCTGTTCATGCCGCCCTCCTTCCCCTTTGGTGGCATGGAGAACCCCTGCCTCACCTTCGTCACGCCGTGCCTGCTGGCCGGGGACCGCTCCTTGGTGGACGTCATCATCCACGAGATCTCCCACAGCTGGTTTGGCAACTTGGTCACCAACGCCACGTGGGGCGAGTTCTGGCTGAACGAGGGCTTCACCATGTACGCCCAGAGGCGCATCTCCACCGAGGTCTACG GTTTGCCCTACACCTGCCTGGAGGCTGCCACGGGAAGGGCCCTCCTGCGCCAGCACATGGATGCCACGGGGGAGGAGCATCCCCTCAACAAGCTGCGGGTGGTGATCGAGCCAG GTGTCAATCCAGATGACACATACAATGAAACACCCTATGAGAAGGGGTACTGCTTCGTTAGCTACTTGGCGCATCTTGTGGGCAACCAGAGCAAGTTTGATGCCTTCCTCCAG GCCTACGTGAACCGGTTCAAGTTCCAGAGCATCACTGCAGACGACACCCTCGAGTTCTTCCTGGAGTACTTCCCAGAGCTGAAGGAGAAAGGCGTGGACTCCATCCCAG GGTTTGAATTTGACCGCTGGCTGAACACGCCAGGCTGGCCGCCCTACCTGCCTGACCTGTCACCGGGGCAGCAGCTGATGAGGCCGGcggaggagctggcagagctctgggcagctgaCAGCTTGAACATGGAAGCGATTGAAGCCGTGGACATCATGGGCTGGAGGACGTACCAGCTGGTCTATTTCCTGGATCAGGTCCTGCAGAAATCCCCCCTGCCTGAAG GAAATGTGAAAAGGCTGAGCAAGATGTACCCCAAGATCTCCAAGGCCCAGAACGCTGAGCTGCGACTGCGCTGGTGCCAGATTGTCCTCAAGAACAACCTGGAGGCTGAGTACAGCAAAGTCAAGGACTTCCTGCACAGCCAG GGCAAGCAGAAGTACACGCTGCCCCTGTACCGCGCCATGTGGGGCGGCTCCGAGGCCACGCGGGCCCTGGCCATGGAGACCTTCTCTGCCACGGCCCCCCAGCTCCACGTCAACGTGCAGAACTACGTCAAGAAGATCCTGGGCTTGGGGGGGGCTGAGGCCTGa